One Psychrobacillus glaciei genomic region harbors:
- a CDS encoding lipoprotein, with translation MKKIFYLFILLLALSACSESVNVKDIYVVTKKAESNQNTLNIEVVTAEKYTESMLNSIIIDISSQYDLKKVNGIRYSFFDMENDVSYANAIIAFSETGQFATGAKKKNIAEIIIKE, from the coding sequence TTGAAAAAAATATTTTATCTATTTATTTTACTATTAGCGCTTAGCGCATGTTCTGAAAGCGTTAATGTGAAAGATATTTACGTGGTTACAAAAAAAGCTGAGTCAAACCAAAACACACTAAATATTGAAGTGGTAACTGCTGAAAAATATACTGAAAGCATGCTAAACAGCATTATCATAGACATCTCATCACAATACGATTTAAAAAAAGTAAATGGGATTCGATATTCTTTTTTTGATATGGAAAATGATGTATCATATGCTAACGCTATAATTGCATTTAGTGAAACAGGTCAATTTGCTACAGGCGCAAAAAAGAAGAACATTGCTGAGATTATTATTAAAGAATAA
- the der gene encoding ribosome biogenesis GTPase Der, whose protein sequence is MTKPVVAIVGRPNVGKSTIFNRIVGERVSIVEDIPGITRDRIYSSADWLTHEFNIIDTGGIELSDEPFLEQIKQQAEIAMDEADVIIFLTNGREGITSADEYVAKILYKTKKPIVLAVNKIDNPDMKEMIYDFYSLGMGEPFPISGSHGLGLGDLLDEVAKNFPEPNDEDYGEEVIKFSLIGRPNVGKSSLINTFLGHDRVIVSEIAGTTRDAIDTEYSFDGQEYVMIDTAGMRKKGKVYETTEKYSVLRALKAIERSDVVLVVLNAEEGIQEQDKKIAGYAHEAGKAVIIVMNKWDAIEKDDKTMNEMTKSIRKHFQFLDYAPIVFVSAKTKQRVHSILPVINRVSENHALRVQSSVLNEVIEDSVARNPAPTDKGKKLRIYYATQVAIKPPTFVVFVNEPEMMHFSYERFLENRIRESFDFEGTPIRIITRART, encoded by the coding sequence ATGACAAAACCAGTAGTAGCAATCGTTGGTAGGCCAAATGTGGGCAAATCAACAATTTTTAATCGTATCGTAGGAGAACGTGTATCCATAGTTGAAGATATTCCTGGAATAACCCGTGATCGTATATATAGTTCAGCAGATTGGTTGACACACGAATTTAATATAATCGATACAGGTGGTATTGAGTTAAGTGATGAGCCTTTTTTAGAGCAAATTAAGCAACAAGCTGAAATAGCTATGGACGAAGCTGATGTCATCATATTTTTGACAAATGGCCGTGAAGGAATTACGAGTGCAGACGAATACGTAGCAAAAATTTTATACAAAACGAAAAAACCTATTGTATTAGCGGTAAATAAAATCGATAATCCTGATATGAAGGAAATGATTTACGATTTCTATTCGCTTGGAATGGGAGAGCCATTTCCAATCTCGGGTTCACATGGGTTAGGACTTGGTGATTTATTGGATGAAGTTGCTAAAAATTTCCCAGAGCCAAATGATGAAGATTATGGAGAAGAAGTGATTAAGTTTTCTTTAATCGGAAGACCCAATGTAGGGAAATCATCTCTGATTAACACATTCTTAGGACATGATCGAGTAATTGTAAGTGAAATTGCTGGTACTACAAGAGATGCTATTGACACGGAATATTCTTTTGATGGACAAGAATATGTAATGATTGATACAGCGGGAATGCGTAAAAAAGGAAAAGTTTACGAAACAACGGAGAAATACAGTGTTCTTCGTGCTTTAAAGGCGATCGAACGTTCCGACGTTGTTTTAGTTGTATTAAATGCAGAAGAGGGTATCCAAGAGCAAGATAAGAAAATTGCAGGTTATGCACATGAAGCTGGTAAAGCTGTTATTATTGTGATGAATAAATGGGATGCAATTGAAAAAGATGATAAAACGATGAATGAAATGACAAAATCCATTCGTAAGCATTTTCAGTTTTTGGATTACGCACCAATAGTTTTTGTTTCGGCGAAAACGAAACAACGAGTTCATTCTATTCTACCAGTTATTAACAGAGTGAGTGAGAATCATGCACTTCGCGTTCAATCTTCTGTATTGAATGAAGTAATTGAGGATTCTGTTGCACGTAACCCGGCTCCAACAGATAAAGGGAAAAAATTGCGTATTTATTATGCAACTCAAGTTGCCATTAAACCGCCAACATTTGTTGTGTTTGTCAATGAACCTGAAATGATGCATTTCTCCTACGAACGATTTTTAGAAAACCGAATTCGTGAATCATTTGATTTTGAGGGGACTCCAATCCGAATCATAACTCGTGCAAGAACTTAA
- a CDS encoding NAD(P)H-dependent glycerol-3-phosphate dehydrogenase — translation MEKITVLGAGSWGTALAMVLANNNHDCLLWSHREDQAIEIDIDHTNKRYLPNIVLPSNLNATSDFERAIDHATTIILAVPTKAIREVCQQMRVHLKEKKLFVHVSKGIEPNSLKRISEMIEEELPSNLVEAIVVLSGPSHAEEVVLHHPTTITAACEKLEAAKKVQDLFMNNSFRVYTNDDVIGVEIGAALKNVIGLAAGIVDGLGYGDNAKAALITRGLAEISRLGISLGAKAYTFSGLTGMGDLIATCTSVHSRNWKAGNLLGKGATLENVLDEVGMVVEGVRTTQAAYQLAQKQQVSMPITEALYSVLFEHVNPKEAVDILMIRTKKHELEDYKTF, via the coding sequence ATGGAGAAAATAACTGTGCTTGGAGCGGGTAGCTGGGGTACGGCTCTTGCCATGGTTCTAGCTAATAACAATCATGATTGCCTTCTATGGTCACATCGAGAGGACCAAGCAATTGAAATTGATATCGACCATACAAACAAACGGTATTTACCAAATATAGTATTACCAAGTAATTTAAATGCTACAAGTGACTTTGAAAGAGCTATTGATCATGCCACTACCATTATTCTAGCCGTTCCTACGAAAGCAATTAGAGAAGTTTGCCAGCAGATGAGAGTGCATCTGAAAGAAAAAAAATTATTTGTACATGTTTCTAAAGGAATCGAACCAAATTCATTAAAGCGAATTTCGGAAATGATTGAAGAAGAATTACCCTCTAATTTGGTTGAAGCAATTGTAGTCTTATCTGGACCAAGCCATGCGGAAGAGGTTGTATTACATCACCCAACAACCATTACTGCTGCTTGTGAGAAACTAGAGGCCGCTAAAAAAGTACAAGATTTATTTATGAATAATTCTTTTCGGGTTTATACGAATGATGATGTTATTGGAGTAGAAATAGGAGCAGCACTGAAAAACGTGATTGGACTTGCGGCAGGTATCGTAGATGGATTAGGTTACGGTGATAATGCAAAAGCTGCACTTATTACGAGAGGTTTAGCTGAAATTTCGAGACTAGGTATTAGTTTAGGTGCTAAAGCCTATACTTTTTCAGGTTTAACAGGTATGGGGGATTTAATAGCGACCTGTACAAGCGTTCACTCACGAAACTGGAAAGCTGGGAATTTGCTTGGAAAAGGTGCTACTCTGGAAAACGTCCTAGACGAGGTGGGAATGGTAGTAGAAGGAGTACGTACAACGCAAGCTGCCTACCAACTCGCTCAAAAACAGCAAGTGAGTATGCCGATAACTGAAGCGCTTTATTCTGTTTTGTTCGAACATGTTAATCCTAAAGAAGCTGTAGACATCCTTATGATTCGTACGAAAAAACATGAGTTAGAGGATTATAAAACATTTTAA
- a CDS encoding DUF2768 domain-containing protein, whose translation MLLISSMEKMWISFGSMGSLFLAMLFMFFVKTKFNNRFLKAIFGLIAYILLFIGFITMIYIIFNPTKA comes from the coding sequence ATGTTATTAATATCATCTATGGAAAAAATGTGGATCTCATTTGGTTCTATGGGAAGTTTATTTTTAGCTATGTTGTTTATGTTCTTTGTTAAAACGAAGTTTAATAATAGATTCTTAAAAGCTATATTTGGTTTGATTGCGTACATATTGTTGTTTATAGGTTTTATCACGATGATATATATTATCTTTAATCCAACAAAAGCTTAG
- the spoIVA gene encoding stage IV sporulation protein A, translating into MSNKLYEQIAERTNGDVYIGVVGPVRVGKSTFVKRVMELVVIPNIKEESERLRAQDELPQSSPGNVIMTAEPKFVPAHGTNIYLGEEQLRLQIRLVDCVGYMIDGIKTHSGEEGQKLVHTPWHSEAIPFEEAARIGTDKVIRDHSTIGIVVTTDGSVNNIPRKAAENAEQQIIAQLKEIGKPFVIVLNSKMPGHADTIHLCDELQKEHEVPVIAVAVDRMTAEEIQYILQQALYEFPITDIELVKPDWTDVLEPDHFVNNAITSSLQEWLKIVSKMKDVKELAARFKQVPFIQSADVVEANPGRGSACIQIGLKPEVFQEVCDEWLEEPIQSKKDWLLFVKEASTAKKAYNKFSEALEAAKKHGYGVSLPTIHDFQPSAPEIIKQNNFYGVSLKAKAASLHIIRVDMEAEFAPLIGSEFHSQQLLKDLKHGYLHDRDALWQTQVFGTSLVEVMKESLRYKTENVSVLAKKRMRETIERMVNEGDRGLITFIL; encoded by the coding sequence ATGTCAAATAAACTTTATGAACAAATAGCAGAACGTACTAATGGAGATGTGTATATTGGAGTTGTAGGGCCTGTTCGAGTTGGTAAATCTACTTTTGTGAAACGAGTAATGGAGCTAGTTGTTATTCCTAATATAAAAGAGGAATCAGAGAGATTACGAGCACAAGATGAACTTCCACAAAGTTCACCTGGAAACGTCATTATGACGGCTGAGCCGAAATTTGTTCCTGCACACGGAACAAATATTTATCTCGGAGAAGAACAATTACGATTACAAATTAGGTTAGTAGATTGTGTAGGGTACATGATTGATGGCATAAAAACGCATTCAGGAGAAGAAGGGCAAAAACTAGTCCATACACCTTGGCATAGTGAAGCCATTCCATTTGAAGAAGCTGCAAGAATCGGAACAGACAAAGTAATACGTGATCACTCTACTATTGGGATAGTTGTAACTACAGATGGATCGGTAAATAATATTCCGAGAAAAGCGGCAGAGAATGCAGAACAACAGATTATTGCTCAATTAAAAGAAATTGGTAAACCATTTGTTATCGTTTTAAATAGTAAAATGCCTGGTCATGCTGATACGATTCATTTATGTGATGAGTTACAAAAAGAACATGAAGTACCTGTAATTGCAGTTGCGGTGGATCGCATGACTGCAGAGGAAATTCAATACATACTCCAACAGGCACTTTATGAATTCCCTATTACAGATATTGAACTTGTTAAACCAGATTGGACCGATGTCTTAGAGCCGGATCATTTTGTTAACAATGCAATCACCTCTTCGTTGCAAGAATGGCTTAAAATTGTTTCTAAAATGAAAGATGTAAAAGAGCTTGCTGCTAGATTTAAACAAGTTCCCTTCATTCAATCAGCAGATGTAGTAGAAGCGAACCCCGGACGAGGCTCTGCTTGCATTCAAATTGGCCTAAAACCAGAAGTGTTTCAAGAAGTTTGTGATGAATGGTTAGAAGAGCCGATTCAATCTAAAAAAGATTGGCTTTTATTTGTAAAAGAAGCTTCTACCGCAAAAAAAGCTTATAACAAATTTTCAGAAGCATTAGAGGCTGCCAAAAAACATGGATACGGGGTATCCCTTCCGACAATTCATGATTTCCAACCATCTGCACCAGAAATTATTAAACAAAATAATTTCTATGGAGTCAGTTTAAAAGCAAAAGCAGCATCTCTGCATATAATTCGAGTAGATATGGAAGCGGAATTTGCTCCTTTAATCGGTTCTGAATTTCATAGTCAGCAGCTGCTAAAAGATTTAAAACACGGCTATTTGCATGATCGAGATGCATTGTGGCAAACACAAGTTTTTGGTACTTCACTAGTCGAAGTAATGAAAGAAAGCTTGCGTTATAAAACAGAAAATGTTTCTGTACTTGCGAAAAAAAGAATGCGAGAAACGATTGAAAGAATGGTAAACGAAGGAGATAGAGGTTTAATAACGTTTATTCTATAA
- a CDS encoding HU family DNA-binding protein yields MNKTELVNSVAEATDLSKKDASKAVEAVFESIQTALADGEKVQLIGFGNFEVRERAARKGRNPQTGKEIDIAASKVPAFKPGKALKDAVK; encoded by the coding sequence ATGAATAAAACAGAATTAGTGAACTCTGTTGCTGAAGCTACAGATCTTTCTAAGAAAGATGCTTCTAAAGCAGTTGAAGCTGTATTTGAATCAATTCAAACTGCTCTTGCAGATGGTGAAAAAGTTCAATTAATCGGTTTTGGTAACTTTGAGGTACGTGAACGTGCTGCACGTAAAGGACGTAATCCTCAAACAGGTAAAGAGATCGACATCGCTGCAAGCAAGGTACCTGCTTTCAAACCAGGTAAAGCGCTTAAAGACGCAGTTAAATAA
- the folE gene encoding GTP cyclohydrolase I FolE, with protein sequence MKNVDLEKIEEAVKMILEAVGENPSREGLLDTPKRVAKMYAEMFEGLQQDPKEYFQTVFNEEHEELVLVKDIPFYSMCEHHLVPFYGKAHVAYIPRNGVVTGLSKLARAVETTAKRPQLQERITSTVADDIMEMLNPHGVYVVVEAEHMCMTMRGIKKPGSKTVTAVARGILETNDIKRSEILSFIQMS encoded by the coding sequence ATGAAAAATGTCGATTTAGAAAAAATAGAAGAAGCAGTCAAGATGATACTAGAAGCTGTGGGTGAAAATCCTTCTAGAGAAGGTTTACTGGATACACCGAAAAGAGTAGCTAAGATGTACGCGGAAATGTTTGAGGGATTGCAACAGGATCCAAAAGAATATTTTCAAACTGTTTTTAATGAAGAGCATGAAGAGCTAGTGTTAGTAAAAGATATACCATTCTATTCTATGTGTGAGCATCATCTAGTGCCATTTTACGGTAAAGCACATGTTGCCTATATACCACGAAATGGAGTTGTGACTGGGCTGAGTAAACTGGCAAGAGCGGTAGAAACAACCGCGAAACGTCCTCAACTTCAAGAGAGAATTACATCTACAGTTGCAGATGATATAATGGAAATGTTAAACCCTCATGGTGTTTATGTTGTAGTGGAAGCGGAGCATATGTGTATGACAATGCGAGGTATAAAAAAACCGGGTTCAAAAACCGTTACTGCTGTTGCACGCGGTATATTAGAAACGAATGATATAAAACGTTCCGAAATCTTATCTTTCATTCAGATGAGTTAA
- the mtrB gene encoding trp RNA-binding attenuation protein MtrB has product MSSSDFIVIKAEEDGVNVIGLTRGTDTKFHHSEKLDTGEVMIAQFTEHTSAMKIRGKASIQTANGVIQSDSKKM; this is encoded by the coding sequence ATGTCTAGTTCAGATTTTATCGTAATCAAAGCAGAAGAAGATGGTGTAAATGTAATCGGATTGACTCGTGGTACAGATACTAAATTCCATCATTCTGAAAAGTTAGATACAGGTGAAGTAATGATTGCTCAATTTACAGAACATACTTCAGCAATGAAAATTAGAGGAAAAGCGTCTATTCAAACAGCTAATGGCGTGATTCAAAGTGATTCCAAAAAAATGTAG
- a CDS encoding heptaprenyl diphosphate synthase component 1: MNEALILQHVETYKKNILMQLQQSTLQKYTGIPVVDEDRLFFTILPFLNEEDWDNSVEVSAIAVSLIFSALAAHDLVKEENATAKSQQLQVLAGDYYSGRYYQLLASENKIDLIQLLSNSVAIITEHKSRFYDLEDYTLEELIQSIQLIECKPIERFLEYYAYHEYVYIMNEALLLAALKKELVAFENNEKTFYISKSKIFQSNMDTLRLEIEKIELTLVQDVRSSDLLNESLKDAILERVSNHSLENQLREG; the protein is encoded by the coding sequence ATGAACGAAGCATTGATATTACAACATGTTGAAACCTATAAAAAGAATATTCTTATGCAACTTCAACAGAGCACTTTGCAAAAATACACCGGGATACCTGTAGTTGATGAAGATCGTTTGTTCTTCACAATTTTACCATTTCTTAATGAGGAAGATTGGGATAACTCGGTAGAGGTTTCTGCAATCGCTGTTTCTCTTATTTTTTCTGCTCTTGCTGCACACGATTTAGTGAAGGAAGAAAATGCGACGGCTAAATCACAACAGTTACAAGTGCTAGCGGGAGATTATTATAGTGGTCGGTATTACCAACTTTTGGCTAGTGAAAATAAAATAGATTTAATCCAACTATTATCTAATAGCGTTGCAATCATTACGGAGCATAAATCTAGATTTTATGATCTAGAAGATTACACACTGGAAGAATTAATTCAATCGATTCAACTAATCGAATGTAAACCAATTGAACGATTTTTAGAATACTACGCTTACCATGAGTATGTGTATATTATGAATGAAGCATTATTACTAGCAGCGTTAAAAAAAGAGTTAGTTGCCTTCGAAAATAACGAAAAAACATTTTATATAAGTAAATCTAAAATATTTCAATCCAATATGGACACACTGCGCCTTGAAATTGAAAAAATTGAACTGACTCTAGTCCAAGACGTTCGTTCCTCAGACTTATTAAATGAATCCTTGAAAGATGCGATTTTAGAGCGAGTGAGCAACCATTCACTGGAAAATCAGTTGAGAGAAGGGTAA
- a CDS encoding demethylmenaquinone methyltransferase, producing MGKSKEQYVHEVFESISDNYDSMNSVISFQQHIKWRNDTMKAMQVKKGSTALDVCCGTADWTIALAEATGPTGKVIGLDFSQNMLNVGKEKVKNIAQIELVQGNAMELPFEDSSFDYVTIGFGLRNVPDYKQVLEEMKRVTKPGGMVVCLETSQPDSKLFNAGFRFYFRFVMPLFGKLFAKSYKEYSWLQESAKDFPNRETLSRLFEEVGLKKVSNKPYSGGAAARHIGFKKDI from the coding sequence GTGGGAAAATCAAAAGAACAATATGTACACGAAGTTTTCGAAAGTATTTCAGATAACTATGATTCGATGAATTCGGTCATTAGTTTTCAGCAACATATAAAATGGCGTAACGACACGATGAAAGCAATGCAGGTGAAAAAGGGAAGTACAGCACTTGACGTTTGCTGTGGTACTGCTGATTGGACAATTGCATTAGCAGAAGCGACCGGTCCAACCGGAAAAGTGATTGGATTAGATTTTAGTCAAAATATGTTGAATGTAGGAAAAGAGAAAGTAAAAAACATTGCTCAAATTGAACTGGTACAAGGGAATGCAATGGAGCTACCTTTTGAAGATAGTTCATTTGATTATGTGACTATTGGCTTTGGGCTACGAAATGTTCCAGACTATAAACAAGTGCTGGAAGAGATGAAACGAGTTACGAAACCGGGTGGTATGGTCGTTTGTTTAGAAACTTCGCAACCAGATTCTAAATTATTTAATGCTGGCTTCCGCTTTTATTTCCGTTTTGTAATGCCTTTGTTCGGAAAACTATTTGCGAAAAGTTACAAAGAATATTCGTGGCTTCAAGAATCAGCAAAGGACTTTCCAAATAGAGAAACGTTGTCCCGGTTATTCGAGGAAGTTGGTTTGAAAAAAGTATCAAATAAGCCTTATAGTGGTGGAGCAGCGGCGAGGCATATTGGTTTTAAGAAAGATATTTGA
- the hepT gene encoding heptaprenyl diphosphate synthase component II, protein MDKMKLKLLYSDLKSDLDVIEKELATAVNSSSHLLNEASLHLLLAGGKRIRPVFVLLSAKFGDYSIDSIKNVAVPVELIHMASLVHDDVIDDAETRRGRETVKTQWNNRVAMYTGDFLFARAIEYITVLENTYAHEVLSHTMVELCIGEILQIEDKHLIDQTVRDYLRRIKRKTAILISASCALGAIASGADEKTIRHLKRFGYYVGMSFQIIDDILDITSTDEQLGKPAGSDLLQGNITLPVLYVKNEPTIAPLLKEMLDGSISEDNKQQLLTEIRNSEAINHAKQVSNMYLQKALNEVKQLPANSAKKSLQNIALFMSKRKF, encoded by the coding sequence GTGGATAAGATGAAGTTGAAATTACTTTATTCCGATTTGAAATCGGATTTAGATGTCATCGAAAAAGAACTAGCAACTGCAGTGAATTCTTCTTCTCACTTATTAAATGAGGCTTCTCTTCATTTACTTCTTGCTGGAGGAAAGCGAATTCGTCCTGTTTTTGTCTTACTTTCAGCAAAGTTTGGCGATTATTCAATTGACTCCATAAAAAATGTTGCTGTGCCAGTTGAACTTATTCATATGGCCTCACTTGTACATGATGATGTAATAGACGACGCGGAAACAAGAAGAGGAAGAGAAACAGTAAAAACTCAGTGGAATAATAGAGTAGCGATGTATACGGGAGATTTTCTCTTTGCTAGAGCGATTGAATACATAACAGTGTTAGAAAATACATATGCACATGAAGTGTTATCTCATACGATGGTAGAACTTTGTATTGGTGAAATATTACAAATTGAAGATAAGCATTTAATAGACCAAACTGTTCGAGATTACTTAAGACGGATAAAGCGGAAAACGGCCATTCTAATTTCAGCAAGTTGTGCTTTAGGTGCAATTGCCTCTGGGGCAGATGAAAAAACGATTAGACACTTAAAGCGATTTGGTTATTATGTAGGTATGTCTTTTCAAATCATTGATGATATATTAGACATTACTTCGACAGATGAGCAGCTTGGAAAACCAGCTGGAAGTGATTTATTGCAAGGTAATATAACTTTACCCGTTCTTTATGTCAAAAATGAACCTACTATCGCTCCTTTATTAAAGGAAATGCTAGATGGAAGTATTTCAGAAGACAACAAGCAACAGCTATTAACGGAAATCCGTAATTCCGAGGCGATTAACCATGCTAAACAAGTAAGTAATATGTATTTGCAAAAGGCATTAAACGAAGTGAAACAATTGCCTGCAAATTCCGCGAAAAAGTCGTTACAAAATATTGCTTTATTTATGAGCAAACGTAAGTTTTGA
- the ndk gene encoding nucleoside-diphosphate kinase: protein MEKTFLMVKPDGVQRNLIGEIVNRFEKKGYQLVGAKLMQIPTELAEEHYGEHKERPFFGELVEFITSGPVFAMVWEGENVITTARLMMGATNPKESAPGTIRGDFAVTVGKNIIHGSDSLESAEREIGLFFKQEELVAYAKDANNWIN, encoded by the coding sequence ATGGAAAAAACATTTTTAATGGTAAAACCTGATGGCGTACAACGTAACCTAATCGGTGAAATCGTAAACCGTTTTGAGAAAAAAGGATATCAATTAGTTGGAGCAAAATTAATGCAAATTCCAACTGAATTAGCAGAAGAACATTACGGCGAACATAAAGAACGCCCATTCTTCGGTGAATTAGTAGAATTCATCACTTCTGGACCAGTTTTTGCAATGGTTTGGGAAGGTGAAAATGTTATTACAACAGCTCGTCTTATGATGGGTGCTACAAATCCAAAAGAATCAGCTCCTGGAACAATCCGCGGAGACTTCGCAGTAACTGTTGGGAAAAACATTATCCATGGTTCTGACTCACTTGAAAGCGCTGAACGTGAAATCGGCTTATTCTTCAAACAAGAAGAATTAGTAGCTTACGCAAAAGACGCTAACAACTGGATTAACTAA
- a CDS encoding CheR family methyltransferase, whose amino-acid sequence MPDYIKFVESIKQKTGIDLAAYKEAQMKRRLTSLYEKKGYKNFVEFFNALDHDRDLLNEFLDRMTINVSEFYRNGKRWEVLQNKIFPKLLAENKRLKIWSAACSTGEEPYTTAMVLSNYLPLSQISVHATDLDENAIHRAKVGIYPERSLAEVPNEIKFKYFEKQGQFYKVEDAIKKTANFKKHNLLKDTYDKNYDLIICRNVMIYFTEEAKDQIYQNFSNSLRSGGILFVGSTEQIFNPGKFGFEIEDTFFYRKK is encoded by the coding sequence GTGCCAGACTACATAAAATTTGTCGAATCTATCAAACAGAAGACAGGTATTGATCTTGCAGCGTATAAAGAAGCACAGATGAAACGCCGACTTACTTCGCTATATGAAAAAAAAGGATATAAAAACTTTGTCGAATTTTTTAATGCGCTTGATCATGATAGAGACTTATTAAACGAGTTTTTAGATCGAATGACGATTAATGTATCCGAGTTTTACCGCAATGGAAAGCGTTGGGAAGTTTTGCAAAACAAAATATTTCCTAAACTATTAGCTGAAAATAAACGATTGAAGATCTGGAGTGCGGCATGTTCTACAGGTGAAGAACCATATACAACTGCTATGGTTTTATCGAATTATCTTCCTCTTTCTCAAATCTCAGTGCATGCAACAGATTTAGATGAAAATGCAATACATAGGGCCAAAGTTGGGATATATCCCGAACGCTCACTTGCAGAAGTTCCTAATGAGATAAAGTTTAAGTATTTTGAGAAACAAGGCCAGTTTTATAAAGTGGAAGATGCGATTAAAAAGACGGCTAATTTTAAAAAGCATAATTTATTGAAAGATACATACGATAAAAATTACGATTTAATTATTTGTCGTAATGTAATGATTTATTTCACAGAAGAAGCAAAAGATCAAATTTATCAAAACTTTAGTAATTCTCTGCGTTCAGGTGGAATTCTCTTTGTCGGAAGTACTGAACAAATATTTAATCCTGGTAAATTTGGATTTGAGATAGAAGACACATTTTTTTACCGCAAAAAATAA
- the aroC gene encoding chorismate synthase yields MRYLTAGESHGPQLTAIIEGLPAQLEITSEQINKELKRRQGGHGRGRRMQIEKDTVAITAGVRHGKSLGSPVCLVVNNDDWKHWTNIMGIEPLGDEIDPEDIKRQIARPRPGHADLVGGMKYGHRDLRNVLERSSARETTVRVAVGAVAKQLLKQLGISVVAHVTKIGGIEANLNLASGKSIEEIREIVEADSVYCLDPIASAKMVEAIDYAKKAGDTIGGVVEVIVTGMPAGVGSYVHYDRKLDGKLAMAMMSINAFKGVEIGLGFEMANLFGSQVHDQISWNKEDGYTRDTNRLGGLEGGMSTGMPIVVRGVMKPIPTLYKPLQSVDIETKEPFKASIERSDSCAVPAASVVAEAVIAWEIAAALLDTFNGDQLNTLKADIERHRAYTKGF; encoded by the coding sequence GTGCGTTATTTAACAGCAGGTGAGTCGCATGGACCACAACTAACAGCAATTATTGAAGGGTTACCCGCACAATTAGAAATCACTAGTGAACAGATTAATAAAGAGTTAAAGCGTCGTCAAGGTGGGCATGGTAGAGGGCGACGAATGCAGATCGAAAAAGATACGGTAGCTATCACAGCTGGCGTTCGACATGGTAAATCATTAGGATCTCCCGTTTGTCTTGTTGTGAACAATGATGATTGGAAACATTGGACGAATATCATGGGAATTGAACCGCTTGGGGACGAAATTGATCCAGAAGACATTAAAAGACAAATTGCAAGACCAAGACCAGGTCATGCCGATTTAGTTGGTGGCATGAAATATGGGCATCGTGATTTACGTAATGTACTGGAACGTTCTTCTGCAAGGGAAACTACTGTCCGTGTCGCAGTTGGAGCAGTTGCAAAGCAGTTGCTAAAACAATTAGGTATTTCAGTAGTAGCTCATGTTACGAAAATCGGGGGCATTGAAGCTAACCTAAATTTAGCGAGTGGAAAGTCTATTGAAGAAATTCGTGAGATTGTAGAAGCAGATTCCGTATATTGTTTAGATCCAATAGCTTCAGCAAAAATGGTGGAAGCGATTGATTATGCAAAAAAAGCTGGCGATACAATTGGTGGCGTAGTAGAAGTAATTGTTACAGGTATGCCTGCAGGGGTTGGAAGCTATGTTCACTATGATCGTAAGTTAGATGGAAAACTAGCAATGGCAATGATGAGCATTAATGCATTTAAAGGTGTAGAGATTGGTTTAGGATTTGAAATGGCGAATTTATTCGGAAGCCAAGTGCATGATCAAATCTCTTGGAATAAAGAAGATGGCTATACTCGTGACACTAATCGTCTAGGTGGTTTAGAAGGTGGAATGTCGACTGGAATGCCAATTGTTGTTAGAGGGGTAATGAAACCAATTCCAACACTTTATAAACCGTTACAAAGCGTAGATATTGAAACAAAAGAACCATTTAAAGCTAGTATTGAACGTTCGGATAGTTGTGCGGTACCAGCAGCTTCAGTTGTTGCAGAAGCAGTCATTGCATGGGAAATAGCAGCAGCTCTGTTAGATACATTTAATGGAGATCAACTAAATACTTTAAAAGCAGATATTGAAAGACATAGAGCTTACACAAAGGGGTTTTAA